In one window of Reinekea forsetii DNA:
- the hypE gene encoding hydrogenase expression/formation protein HypE: protein MKTSQPVAAGHPERIELVHGGGGRASAQLIERMFIRAFDNPMLQQKNDQARFDVPTRRLVMTTDAHVVSPLFFPGGDIGSLAVHGTLNDIAMAGAEPLYLAVSFILEEGILLRDLQRIVASMARASEAAGVPIVTGDTKVVERGKADGVFITTSAIGSVPNGVDLSADRAQPGDQILLSGTIGDHGVAILSARDSLGFTSPIRSDSAALHDLVKQMVRQVPTIRCMRDPTRGGLATALNEICQQSGVGMLIDEQAVAIAPAVQSACELLGLDPYYLANEGKLIAICPAAQADRLLAQMRAHPLGQGASRIGVVTTDPQAMVELQTALGGIRLLDWLNGDPLPRIC from the coding sequence ATGAAAACCTCGCAACCTGTTGCTGCCGGTCATCCGGAGCGCATCGAGCTGGTGCACGGCGGCGGCGGTCGTGCCTCGGCGCAGTTGATCGAGCGAATGTTTATCCGCGCCTTCGATAACCCCATGCTGCAACAGAAAAACGATCAGGCCCGTTTTGATGTGCCGACGCGCAGACTGGTGATGACCACCGACGCGCATGTGGTCTCGCCCCTGTTTTTCCCCGGCGGTGATATCGGGTCGCTGGCGGTGCACGGTACGCTCAACGATATCGCCATGGCCGGCGCCGAGCCGTTGTATTTGGCGGTCAGTTTTATCCTCGAGGAGGGCATACTGCTGCGCGACCTGCAGCGCATCGTGGCATCCATGGCCCGTGCTAGCGAAGCCGCTGGGGTGCCAATCGTGACCGGCGATACCAAGGTGGTTGAACGCGGCAAGGCCGATGGCGTCTTTATTACCACCAGCGCAATCGGCAGCGTGCCCAACGGCGTCGACCTCTCCGCCGACCGGGCGCAACCGGGTGATCAGATCCTGCTCAGCGGCACCATTGGCGACCACGGCGTGGCAATCCTCTCGGCGCGCGACAGTCTCGGCTTTACCAGCCCAATTCGGTCAGATTCGGCGGCGCTGCACGATCTGGTCAAACAAATGGTGCGTCAGGTGCCGACGATCCGTTGCATGCGCGACCCAACGCGGGGCGGTCTGGCAACGGCCTTAAATGAAATTTGCCAACAGTCTGGGGTCGGTATGCTGATCGACGAGCAGGCCGTGGCCATTGCCCCGGCGGTACAGTCGGCGTGCGAATTGCTCGGTCTGGATCCCTACTATTTGGCCAACGAGGGCAAGTTGATCGCCATCTGTCCGGCGGCGCAGGCCGATCGTCTACTCGCCCAGATGCGTGCCCACCCTTTGGGCCAGGGGGCAAGCCGAATTGGCGTGGTGACAACTGACCCACAGGCCATGGTCGAATTACAGACCGCCTTGGGCGGTATTCGCCTACTGGACTGGTTAAACGGCGACCCCTTACCGCGCATCTGTTAA
- the hypD gene encoding hydrogenase formation protein HypD: protein MKYIEEFRDAALARTLAQAIGQAVEPGRTYRLMEFCGGHTHAIYRYGLPGLLPKAIKMLHGPGCPVCVLPIARVDQAIELAGRPGVILCSYGDMLRVPGSDRRTLLQAKAEGADVRMLYSIDDAVTLARQLPQRAIIFFAIGFETTTPATALAILRAQKLGLSNFFVFCNHLLTPAALDALLADSPNPGSWIDGFIGPAHVSTVIGTAAYQQVARRYRKPIVIAGFEPLDLLQAILMLVRQLNSQRCAVENQYHRVVRPNGNRLAQDYMAQVFCLRASFAWRGLGTIAASALALRPAFASFDAERHFPLADRLSREHPGCACPAVLRGQLDPAACQLFAVACTPANPLGACMISAEGACAAVYAYGRQPLREAL from the coding sequence ATGAAATACATTGAAGAGTTCCGCGACGCTGCCTTGGCCAGAACCCTGGCCCAGGCCATCGGCCAGGCGGTTGAGCCCGGTCGCACCTATCGCCTGATGGAATTTTGCGGTGGCCACACCCATGCCATCTACCGTTATGGTCTGCCCGGATTGCTGCCCAAGGCCATTAAAATGCTGCACGGCCCAGGCTGCCCGGTTTGCGTGCTACCCATTGCTCGGGTCGACCAGGCCATTGAGCTGGCCGGCCGGCCCGGCGTCATCCTATGCAGCTACGGCGATATGCTGCGTGTGCCCGGGTCTGACCGCCGCACCCTATTACAGGCTAAGGCCGAGGGAGCCGACGTGCGCATGCTATACAGCATCGATGATGCCGTTACCCTAGCCAGGCAGCTTCCGCAGCGGGCGATTATCTTCTTTGCCATCGGCTTTGAAACCACCACGCCAGCCACCGCACTGGCCATCCTGCGCGCCCAAAAACTGGGCCTGAGCAACTTCTTTGTGTTCTGTAACCACCTGCTCACCCCGGCGGCACTCGATGCCTTGCTGGCCGACTCACCCAATCCGGGCAGCTGGATCGATGGTTTTATCGGCCCAGCCCATGTCAGCACGGTGATCGGTACCGCAGCCTATCAGCAGGTGGCGCGGCGTTATCGAAAACCCATAGTGATCGCCGGCTTTGAACCGCTCGACCTGCTGCAGGCGATTTTGATGCTAGTGCGACAATTGAACAGCCAGCGCTGCGCGGTTGAAAACCAATACCATCGTGTTGTCCGGCCCAACGGCAACCGGCTGGCGCAAGACTATATGGCGCAAGTTTTTTGCTTACGCGCTTCCTTTGCATGGCGCGGCTTGGGCACCATTGCCGCCAGTGCCTTGGCATTGCGACCGGCCTTTGCGAGCTTCGATGCTGAACGCCACTTCCCGCTGGCCGACCGGCTCAGCCGCGAGCATCCCGGTTGCGCTTGCCCGGCAGTATTGCGCGGTCAACTCGACCCGGCCGCCTGTCAGCTCTTCGCCGTGGCCTGCACGCCGGCCAATCCATTGGGCGCGTGCATGATCTCCGCCGAAGGCGCCTGCGCGGCGGTCTATGCCTATGGCCGCCAGCCGCTTCGGGAGGCGCTATGA
- a CDS encoding HypC/HybG/HupF family hydrogenase formation chaperone, with product MCLAIPAQVCELLADDRARVRVGDVLKTVNIALVPQVRLGEFVIIHVGYALERLDPLAAEQTLALLHEASDLQPRRAESANDPNGQERTDEIH from the coding sequence GTGTGCCTAGCCATTCCGGCCCAAGTCTGCGAGCTGCTGGCCGACGACCGGGCTCGGGTGCGCGTTGGCGACGTTCTTAAAACCGTCAATATCGCCCTGGTGCCGCAGGTGCGCCTGGGTGAATTTGTCATTATCCATGTCGGCTATGCGCTGGAGCGACTCGACCCGCTCGCCGCCGAGCAAACCCTGGCGCTGCTGCACGAAGCGAGTGACCTTCAGCCGCGCCGCGCCGAATCGGCAAACGACCCAAACGGACAGGAGCGTACGGATGAAATACATTGA
- the hypF gene encoding carbamoyltransferase HypF → MTTRLKPLPTLSATPMRRVQLLLRGQVQGVGMRPYVYRLAQRLGVSGFIRNNSDGVIVEVQGPQLDHFCQQFWAQLPPPARIEDCQRSELAVRVGERHFTIAQSNASRSPLDPLPDLPPCDRCLAELFNPTSRYFSYPFISCAHCGPRYSITRTYPFDRANTSMAAFALCPVCTAQYRAAEDRRFHAQTISCPTCGPRYDRPLSEVVASIEAGGLVAIQAIGGYQLICDAHRPAAIARLRQFKQRQIKPLAIMTLNSRSAQQWVHLSDAGRADLQSPERPILIAPARNAQAELAPHLTSLGVMVPNSALHYLLFYGLAGRPTGTPWLQAASPIALVVSSGNAPGYPIAATRIEAEAQLAGAVDLVVGHNRHIVAPVDDGIRRQSRVGCYAVRNGRGTALIKTPWHQTKLPTILALGAQQKCSITLAVGNAFYTSEHLGDLDSRARRQRYRAVNARLNDYFNLRHALIAHDLHPDYFTSQQAPLGRSAVAIQHHHAHVAAVMAEHQLQQPLVAVAVDGYGYGLRGEAWGGEFFYVNKFAFSHVDRLTSLPLLGGERASLEPWRSALAALILAQAGDHQLRRFADIPLARHYLRQPHLLRKAPPTASAGRWFDAAAALILQRNWAEYDGQFPLELEALLNPYAFSGSDQRQAERAGADPKWDLVELIGQLLPMTSPIQAAGLFHQGMADCISRKLIAQAKIFQVTRAVLAGGCMLNAVLREQVRARLSEAGLEVFCAQRIPSNDAGISLGQALLAAHYADYAVSLQDRG, encoded by the coding sequence ATGACCACCCGGCTTAAGCCGTTGCCAACCCTCAGCGCGACGCCGATGCGCCGGGTGCAACTGCTGCTGCGCGGCCAGGTGCAGGGTGTCGGGATGCGGCCCTATGTTTATCGTCTGGCCCAGCGTTTGGGCGTGAGCGGTTTTATCCGTAACAACAGCGACGGCGTGATCGTGGAAGTTCAGGGCCCACAGCTCGATCACTTTTGTCAGCAATTTTGGGCGCAATTGCCGCCACCGGCGCGTATCGAAGACTGTCAACGCTCCGAACTGGCCGTTCGAGTCGGCGAACGCCACTTTACTATTGCTCAGAGCAACGCTAGCCGGTCGCCCCTAGATCCGTTGCCCGATCTGCCGCCCTGTGATCGGTGTCTAGCAGAACTGTTCAATCCCACGAGCCGTTACTTTTCGTACCCCTTTATCAGCTGCGCGCACTGCGGCCCGCGCTATAGCATTACCCGCACCTATCCGTTCGACCGAGCGAATACCAGCATGGCGGCCTTTGCCCTGTGTCCGGTCTGCACGGCACAGTATCGCGCTGCCGAAGACCGCCGCTTTCACGCCCAAACCATCTCCTGCCCGACCTGCGGGCCGCGCTATGACCGGCCGCTGAGCGAGGTTGTCGCCAGCATCGAGGCGGGCGGTCTGGTCGCGATTCAGGCCATTGGCGGCTACCAACTGATCTGTGATGCCCATCGGCCCGCCGCCATTGCGCGCTTGCGCCAATTTAAGCAGCGCCAAATCAAGCCTCTGGCAATTATGACCTTGAACAGCCGGTCGGCGCAGCAGTGGGTGCACTTGAGCGATGCCGGCAGGGCCGATTTACAGTCCCCAGAACGCCCTATACTGATCGCCCCAGCGCGCAATGCGCAAGCGGAGCTGGCCCCTCATTTGACCAGCCTAGGGGTAATGGTGCCAAACAGCGCCCTGCACTATCTATTATTTTATGGCCTGGCGGGCCGACCCACCGGCACGCCCTGGCTACAGGCGGCCAGTCCAATCGCCTTGGTAGTCTCCAGCGGTAATGCGCCCGGTTACCCCATAGCCGCGACCCGAATCGAGGCCGAGGCGCAGTTGGCTGGCGCGGTCGATCTAGTGGTAGGGCACAATCGGCACATCGTTGCCCCGGTCGATGATGGCATCCGGCGTCAGTCTAGAGTTGGCTGCTATGCCGTGCGCAATGGCCGGGGCACGGCGTTAATCAAGACCCCCTGGCACCAGACCAAACTGCCCACCATCCTGGCACTGGGTGCGCAGCAAAAGTGCAGCATTACTCTGGCCGTGGGCAATGCCTTCTATACCAGCGAACATCTCGGCGACTTGGATTCCCGTGCGCGCCGGCAGCGCTACCGGGCGGTCAATGCGCGCCTTAACGATTATTTTAACCTTCGTCATGCGCTGATTGCGCACGATTTGCACCCGGATTATTTCACCAGCCAACAAGCGCCTTTGGGCCGGTCAGCGGTTGCGATCCAACATCACCATGCCCATGTTGCCGCCGTGATGGCAGAGCACCAATTGCAGCAACCGTTGGTCGCCGTGGCCGTCGATGGTTACGGCTATGGCCTGCGCGGAGAAGCCTGGGGCGGGGAGTTTTTTTATGTCAATAAGTTTGCCTTCAGCCATGTCGACCGGCTGACCAGCCTGCCCCTATTGGGCGGTGAGCGTGCCAGTCTGGAGCCTTGGCGCTCCGCCTTGGCGGCGCTGATACTGGCTCAGGCCGGCGACCACCAGCTGCGTCGGTTTGCCGATATTCCTCTGGCTCGGCACTACTTGCGCCAACCCCATCTGCTGCGCAAGGCGCCACCGACCGCCTCCGCCGGACGCTGGTTTGATGCCGCCGCGGCGCTTATTTTGCAGCGCAACTGGGCCGAATACGATGGCCAATTTCCGCTCGAACTGGAGGCGCTGCTCAACCCCTATGCTTTCAGTGGGTCAGATCAGCGTCAAGCAGAACGGGCCGGGGCCGACCCGAAATGGGACCTGGTCGAGCTGATTGGCCAACTGCTACCGATGACCTCACCCATTCAGGCGGCCGGCCTATTTCATCAGGGTATGGCCGATTGCATCAGCCGTAAATTAATTGCTCAGGCCAAGATATTCCAGGTCACCCGCGCGGTGCTGGCCGGCGGTTGTATGCTCAATGCCGTTCTGCGTGAGCAGGTGCGCGCTCGACTGAGCGAGGCCGGGTTGGAGGTTTTTTGTGCCCAACGGATCCCCAGTAACGACGCCGGCATCAGTTTGGGTCAGGCCCTGTTGGCCGCCCATTATGCCGACTATGCCGTCAGCCTGCAGGATAGGGGTTAG
- the hypB gene encoding hydrogenase nickel incorporation protein HypB: MCGTCGCTPLDTPTRLIDPPAGSPALGSPGLGSPGLKVASAGWQPPQTPEHDSVQFQTSLYAHNRQLAMDLRHRLMAERILLFNLVSSPGAGKTTLLLATLRRLAARTKACVIEGDQQTELDALRIRATGTPALQINTGQACHLDAQRVSEALEQLRPETGSLVFIENVGNLICPAHFDLGEALRVVLLSVTEGDDKALKYPDIFASADLVLITKCDLLPYVDFNLAHARANIQKINPNLEVLTSACGRKSNLSAWLSWLTTQQQAFIREHSPNDHPA, translated from the coding sequence ATGTGCGGAACGTGTGGCTGTACTCCATTAGATACCCCAACCCGGCTGATCGATCCACCGGCGGGTTCCCCTGCGTTAGGTTCCCCTGGGTTAGGTTCCCCTGGGTTAAAAGTTGCGTCAGCCGGCTGGCAGCCACCCCAAACCCCAGAGCACGACAGCGTCCAATTTCAAACCAGCCTCTATGCCCATAACCGCCAGCTAGCCATGGATTTGCGCCACCGCCTGATGGCCGAACGAATCCTGCTGTTCAATCTCGTGTCCAGCCCGGGGGCGGGTAAAACCACCCTATTGTTGGCCACCCTGCGCCGACTCGCAGCGCGCACCAAGGCTTGTGTAATTGAGGGTGACCAACAGACTGAACTCGATGCCCTGCGCATTCGGGCCACGGGCACTCCTGCGTTGCAGATCAATACCGGCCAGGCTTGCCACTTGGATGCGCAACGGGTCAGTGAGGCGCTTGAGCAGCTGCGGCCCGAGACAGGGTCGCTGGTCTTTATCGAAAATGTCGGCAACCTGATTTGCCCAGCCCATTTCGATCTCGGTGAGGCGTTGCGCGTGGTGCTGCTGTCTGTGACCGAGGGCGATGACAAGGCGCTCAAATATCCCGATATCTTTGCCAGCGCCGACTTGGTGTTAATTACCAAGTGCGATCTGCTGCCCTATGTCGATTTTAATTTGGCCCATGCGCGCGCCAACATCCAAAAAATAAACCCCAACCTAGAGGTGTTAACCAGCGCCTGTGGCCGTAAGAGCAACCTCTCGGCCTGGCTGTCGTGGCTCACGACTCAGCAGCAGGCATTTATTCGCGAGCACAGTCCCAATGACCACCCGGCTTAA